The Sporosarcina sp. Te-1 DNA window TTTGACCGTCAAATCACGGTTGGCCGTCCAGATGTAAAAGGCCGTGAAGCGGTTCTTAAAGTGCATGCGCGCAATAAGCCGCTAGATGAGTCAGTTAACATGAAAGCTCTTGCGCAACGGACGCCAGGTTTTTCCGGTGCTGATCTTGAGAACTTGTTGAACGAGGCTGCGCTTGTCGCTGCCCGTAGAGGAAAAGCGAAAATCGATATGGCGGATATTGATGAAGCGACTGACCGCGTTATTGCAGGTCCAGCAAAAACAAGCCGTGTCATTTCCGAAAAGGAAAAGAATATCGTGGCATTCCACGAAGCCGGACACGTTGTTGTCGGCCTTACGCTAGATGATGCTGAAATCGTCCATAAAGTGACGATTGTTCCACGCGGCCAGGCAGGTGGTTATGCGGTCATGCTGCCGAAGGAAGATCGTTATTTCATGACGAAGCCTGAACTTCTAGACAAAATCGCGGGTCTGTTGGGCGGCCGTGTCGCGGAAGAAATCGTGCTTGGTGAAGTTTCAACTGGGGCGCACAATGACTTCCAGCGGGCTACAGGCATTGCCCGTTCCATGGTGACTGAATACGGTATGAGTGATAAGCTCGGACCAATGCAATTCGGTCAATCGCAAGGCCAAGTGTTCCTAGGACGCGATTTTAATTCGGAACAAAACTACTCCGAATCGATCGCCTACGAGATTGATCAGGAAATGCAACGCATTATTAAAGAACAATACAATCGGACCAAACAGATCCTTACAGAAAATCGTTCGCTCCTTGATTTGATTGCGACTACTCTTCTCGATGTGGAAACACTCGATGCTGAGCAGATCAATCACTTAAAAGATCATGGTACACTGCCGGAACGTTCGTATGAGCAAAACGGCAAGGGAGAAAAAACCGATTCTTCTATAGAGGAAACCGATGCAAAGGATGAAGTGAATCCGGATGTAACGGGTGCACCAAACGATCCTTCTGTTGCGGATTTACCGAAAGAAACAGGCCCAGAGCGGCCTCTACCGCCAATCGAAGAGGAACGCAGGGATTGATAGGAAACAGTCGACTGACTTTTAAAAAAGCAGTCGACTGTTTTTCATTCAACCGATTATGGTATGATGTTTTGGAAAACCCGATGTTAGTGAGGAAACGATTATGATCTTAGTGTTGGATACAGGAAATACAAATATCGTACTAGGCGTTTATGAGCAAGGCGAATTGAAATATCATTGGCGTATGGAAACCTATCGCCATAAAACGGAAGATGAATATGCGATGTCGGTAAAGGCTCTATTTTCCCATGTTGGATTGGAGTTTAGCGATATTAATGGAATCATCATCTCTTCCGTCGTCCCGCCGGTCATGTTCCCGTTGGAACAAATGTGCCGGAAATACTTTGATATTCGTCCGTTGATCGTCGGACCTGGCGTCAAAACAGGGTTGAATATCAAGTATGAAAATCCACGCGAAGTGGGGGCAGACCGGATTGTCAATGCGGTTGCTGCGATTCATGAGTACGGGGATCCGCTCATCATCGTCGATTTTGGAACAGCAACGACGTATTGTTATGTCAATGAGAAAGGCGAGTATATGGGAGGCGCCATCGCGCCCGGCGTCGGCATCTCGATGGAAGCACTTTTTGACCGTGCGTCAAAACTTCCCCGTGTCGAGCTGGTGCGTCCAGAACAGGTGATTGGAAAAAACACGGTCGCTGCCATGCAATCGGGAATTGTCTACGGCTATGTGGGACAAGTTGAGGGTATCGTCGGCCGGATCAAGGCACAAAGTAAAGTGGAGCCAAAAGTTATTGCGACTGGCGGGTTGGCGGACTTGATTGCGAGCGAGACCGATGTCATCGATGTTGTCGATAGTTTCTTGACGTTAAAAGGACTTCATTTGATTTATGAGCGAAATGTGTAAGAGGAGTGGAAACGATGAGTGATTATTTGATCAGGGCGCTGGCATTTGATAATACGATCCGTGCCTATGCAGTCCGTTCGACTGAAACAGTTAGCGAAGCGCAACGCCGCCATTATACTTGGCCGACGGCGACTGCTGCGTTAGGCCGCTCCATGACGGCGACAGTCATGATGGGCACTATGTTGAAAGGTGAAGAGAAGCTGACGGTTAAAATTGAAGGGAATGGCCCTCTTGGACCGATTGTTGCCGATGCCAATGCAAAAGGTGAAGTACGTGGTTACGCGACGCATCCACAGACCCACTTTGATTTGAATGACAAGGGCAAGCTCGATGTCCGCCGTGCTGTTGGAACAGAGGGTATGCTGACTGTCGTGAAGGACCTTGGGCTTCGCGATTATTTCACAGGGCAGGTGCCGCTCGTTTCCGGAGAGATTGCGGAGGATTTTACACAGTATTTTGTCGTGTCCGAGCAAGTGCCGTCTGCAGTTGGGTTGGGTGTCCTTGTGAATCCGGACAATACCGTGAAAGCGGCTGGCGGATTCATTATCCAAGTGATGCCGGGTGCAACGGATGAAACAATCAGCGAATTGGAGAAGCGCATTTCTACCGTGGAGCCAATCTCAAAATTAATCGACCGGGGATTGACGCCAGAAGAGATTCTTCAGGAAGTGCTCGGGCATGATAATGTGGAAGTGATTGACCGCATGCCGGTCGCTTTCAGCTGCAATTGTTCCAGAGAACGTTTTGGCAATGCGATTATCGGCCTTGGAGAAAAAGAAATCCGGGACATGATTGAAGAAGACGGCCAAGCGGAAGCGGAATGCCACTTCTGTCTGGAAAAATATTTGTACACTAAAGAAGACCTGGAAGGTTTTATTGATGAAATACGGTCACAGGCGTGAACCGCAGGGTGCGGCCCATCCGACAAAGCGGAGGCTGAAGGCAAAGCCTTTGCTGATTGTAATCGGGATTTTGCTGTTCACGAACTTGCTATGGTTCATCGGGTGGTTGATTCCCGATAAACGGCCGATCGAAGCGACGGAAGAAGTCGCTTCGGTCGCCGGCAAGCCAATCACACGGGCAGACTGGCTGCGGGCGATGGAGAAGAAGGTGGGCCGTGATGTGTTGCTGGAGCTGGTGAATGAACGGGTAATGGAAGAAGCGGCAAAGAAGTATGGAATTAAAGTGTCCGACGATGAAATCAATTTAGAACTCGCGCTCATTACGGTTGTAGATGGGCAAACCCATTCAGGCTTGGATGTGGAGGAGACAAGACAAAAACTCCGATCCAATCTCATCTTGGAAAAAGTGTTGACGAATGATGTGGTCATTACGGATAAAACGGTCAAGGCGTACTATGAAGAAAATGAATCCTTATATAACATCCAAACGGCTTATCGGACCGCCGCCATCTTCTTGCCAACCGAAGAAGAAGCTGAAAAGACGATGGAGGAGTTAGAAAAGGGATCCGATTTCAATGCCCTTGCTAAAGAACGTTCCACGGATTTGGCCTCTGCCAGTCTGGGCGGGGATTTAGGGTACTTGAACGCCTCTTCTGAAACAGTGGATGAAGCGATTATTAAAGCCCTCCCAACTGTCAAGGAAGGCGGCACAAGTGATGTCATCCGTTTACAAACCGGTACATATGCAGTAATTCAAGTGAAGGAAATCATTGACGGGCGTTCTTTTTCCTATGAGGAAGTGAAAGATCATATCCGGAGAGAACTCGCGCTTGAACAATTATCCCAGTCTGTGGCTCCGGAAGCGTTCTGGAAAGAATTTGACGCCGAATGGTTTTATGGAAAATGACTTGGGTTCTTTGCAAATAGGCAAAAGCGACGAAGGGCAACATGCTCTAACGTCGCTTTTTATGTTTATGCCATTTGGAGAGAGGGGAAAA harbors:
- the ftsH gene encoding ATP-dependent zinc metalloprotease FtsH, yielding MNRILRYFLLYGLIFLAIMGIFSSLNNPNPKMEEISTNTFYSELQKGNVESITLQPVNGVLNVVGTLKGYEEGKKFTTNILNTDETVTKKIVDEGQAKNPELIIKPAPETSAWVSFFTGLVPFIIIIILFFFLLNQAQGGGGGRVMNFGKSKAKLHTDERKKVRFSDVAGADEEKQELEEVVDFLKDSRKFAELGARIPKGILLVGPPGTGKTLLARAVAGEAGVPFFSISGSDFVEMFVGVGASRVRDLFENAKKNAPCIIFIDEIDAVGRQRGAGLGGGHDEREQTLNQLLVEMDGFDGNEGIIIVAATNRPDILDPALLRPGRFDRQITVGRPDVKGREAVLKVHARNKPLDESVNMKALAQRTPGFSGADLENLLNEAALVAARRGKAKIDMADIDEATDRVIAGPAKTSRVISEKEKNIVAFHEAGHVVVGLTLDDAEIVHKVTIVPRGQAGGYAVMLPKEDRYFMTKPELLDKIAGLLGGRVAEEIVLGEVSTGAHNDFQRATGIARSMVTEYGMSDKLGPMQFGQSQGQVFLGRDFNSEQNYSESIAYEIDQEMQRIIKEQYNRTKQILTENRSLLDLIATTLLDVETLDAEQINHLKDHGTLPERSYEQNGKGEKTDSSIEETDAKDEVNPDVTGAPNDPSVADLPKETGPERPLPPIEEERRD
- a CDS encoding type III pantothenate kinase, with the translated sequence MILVLDTGNTNIVLGVYEQGELKYHWRMETYRHKTEDEYAMSVKALFSHVGLEFSDINGIIISSVVPPVMFPLEQMCRKYFDIRPLIVGPGVKTGLNIKYENPREVGADRIVNAVAAIHEYGDPLIIVDFGTATTYCYVNEKGEYMGGAIAPGVGISMEALFDRASKLPRVELVRPEQVIGKNTVAAMQSGIVYGYVGQVEGIVGRIKAQSKVEPKVIATGGLADLIASETDVIDVVDSFLTLKGLHLIYERNV
- the hslO gene encoding Hsp33 family molecular chaperone HslO: MSDYLIRALAFDNTIRAYAVRSTETVSEAQRRHYTWPTATAALGRSMTATVMMGTMLKGEEKLTVKIEGNGPLGPIVADANAKGEVRGYATHPQTHFDLNDKGKLDVRRAVGTEGMLTVVKDLGLRDYFTGQVPLVSGEIAEDFTQYFVVSEQVPSAVGLGVLVNPDNTVKAAGGFIIQVMPGATDETISELEKRISTVEPISKLIDRGLTPEEILQEVLGHDNVEVIDRMPVAFSCNCSRERFGNAIIGLGEKEIRDMIEEDGQAEAECHFCLEKYLYTKEDLEGFIDEIRSQA
- a CDS encoding peptidyl-prolyl cis-trans isomerase; the encoded protein is MKYGHRREPQGAAHPTKRRLKAKPLLIVIGILLFTNLLWFIGWLIPDKRPIEATEEVASVAGKPITRADWLRAMEKKVGRDVLLELVNERVMEEAAKKYGIKVSDDEINLELALITVVDGQTHSGLDVEETRQKLRSNLILEKVLTNDVVITDKTVKAYYEENESLYNIQTAYRTAAIFLPTEEEAEKTMEELEKGSDFNALAKERSTDLASASLGGDLGYLNASSETVDEAIIKALPTVKEGGTSDVIRLQTGTYAVIQVKEIIDGRSFSYEEVKDHIRRELALEQLSQSVAPEAFWKEFDAEWFYGK